A single genomic interval of Dehalococcoidia bacterium harbors:
- a CDS encoding nucleotidyltransferase domain-containing protein has product MAKRNNKRETLPREIVVERLKNSAEELKKRIPVDRVYLYGSYAKGKPRPHSDIDIAVISSVFGENIVKETAMLMEAFEDVSLMVEPRAYSREEYNKAEKGSFLYDEVIQKGVSIA; this is encoded by the coding sequence ATGGCTAAAAGAAATAATAAACGAGAAACTCTTCCAAGAGAAATAGTCGTCGAAAGACTGAAAAATTCCGCAGAAGAACTAAAAAAACGTATTCCTGTGGACCGCGTGTATCTTTACGGTTCATACGCAAAAGGCAAACCCAGGCCGCATAGCGACATAGACATAGCGGTGATCTCTTCTGTCTTTGGCGAAAACATTGTCAAAGAGACAGCAATGCTGATGGAAGCGTTTGAAGACGTGAGCCTTATGGTCGAGCCGCGAGCGTACTCCCGTGAGGAATATAATAAGGCAGAAAAGGGGTCTTTCCTGTATGATGAAGTTATCCAGAAAGGCGTCTCAATAGCCTGA
- the recJ gene encoding single-stranded-DNA-specific exonuclease RecJ, with the protein MITGRLSHRQPLPCPFRHSRGFIYLQSKEVLKMFWRILTHNPEQAGRLAEEFKLPPLVTRILAARGCTVENTTDMLFPTELHNPLSLKNMDAAVARILAARDKKETVLVVGDYDVDGVSGTVLLTKFFREIGIKPVPFIPTRAEGYGFKPGHADAAERAGASLIVTVDCGVSSRSAVERARSKNIDVIITDHHEPPCNLPRAPIINPKLGGYPFRDLSGTGVAHKVYQAVAKEAGLDPLSYIDLVTLATIADVMPLLGENRAVVTNGLYRLNENPSAGLSALCEAAGVNEVTAEAVAYYLSPRLNAAGRMGDPMLAFDLLFAKEPDKARSLAEKLNRLNYERQEMVNKCLEEATLQVNSQTEALDEIPDFITVVGNWEHGVIGLLASKLAEVYRRPALALSLDGDMARGSARSIPGFDLLSALRLNESILDKLGGHRMAAGLSVKRENIPGLAERLIKHARENITPEMTTRSVEIDATADVNELTVENIKLLNEIMEPCGQGFPAPIVAVEGLCTEAALIGDGKHLRLKVGGLTCIRFNCSEEPGKYLNKKLALAGRPAVNRWNGADYPQMLVQSVRPAGYVSRDTVSKAYSMLKEGKTEKLPELGLKVLEEIGLKEKDRAKLLPAEGRKSLFISPTYQMLGVEKVERRAG; encoded by the coding sequence ATGATAACAGGGCGGCTTTCACATAGACAACCCCTGCCTTGTCCCTTCAGACACAGCAGGGGTTTCATCTATTTACAATCGAAGGAGGTGCTAAAAATGTTTTGGCGCATACTAACCCACAACCCCGAGCAAGCCGGACGCTTGGCCGAAGAATTCAAACTACCTCCCCTGGTTACGCGCATCCTTGCCGCACGGGGTTGCACGGTGGAAAACACGACGGATATGCTTTTTCCCACCGAGTTGCATAACCCCCTGTCCTTAAAGAATATGGACGCGGCTGTTGCGCGCATTCTTGCCGCACGGGACAAAAAAGAAACCGTCCTGGTCGTAGGAGACTACGACGTGGACGGCGTGAGCGGCACAGTGCTGCTCACAAAATTCTTCCGGGAAATCGGGATAAAACCGGTCCCCTTCATTCCCACCCGCGCCGAAGGCTACGGCTTCAAACCCGGGCACGCGGACGCGGCTGAAAGGGCCGGCGCCTCGTTAATCGTCACTGTGGACTGCGGCGTCTCTTCCCGGAGCGCCGTAGAAAGAGCCCGGTCCAAAAACATAGACGTAATCATAACCGACCACCACGAGCCGCCCTGCAATTTGCCCAGAGCGCCGATTATCAATCCGAAGCTGGGCGGCTACCCGTTCCGCGACCTTTCCGGAACAGGCGTGGCACATAAGGTTTATCAGGCTGTAGCGAAAGAAGCGGGTTTGGACCCGCTGTCCTACATAGACCTGGTAACGCTAGCCACGATAGCCGACGTGATGCCGTTGCTCGGTGAAAACCGGGCAGTCGTTACAAACGGTTTATACCGTTTGAACGAGAACCCGTCCGCCGGGTTATCCGCGTTATGCGAAGCGGCCGGGGTAAACGAGGTAACGGCTGAAGCCGTGGCTTACTACTTAAGCCCGCGGCTGAACGCCGCCGGCAGGATGGGAGACCCGATGCTTGCGTTCGATTTGTTGTTTGCCAAAGAGCCGGACAAAGCCAGGTCGCTGGCCGAAAAGCTGAACCGCTTAAACTACGAGCGGCAAGAGATGGTAAACAAGTGCCTTGAGGAAGCAACGCTGCAAGTTAATTCGCAAACAGAAGCGTTGGATGAAATACCTGATTTCATAACAGTAGTTGGGAACTGGGAGCACGGCGTAATCGGACTGTTGGCTTCGAAACTTGCGGAGGTTTACCGCCGCCCGGCCCTCGCGCTGTCCCTGGACGGAGATATGGCGAGAGGCTCCGCCCGCAGCATACCCGGCTTCGACCTGCTGTCCGCCTTGAGGCTGAACGAAAGCATATTGGACAAACTGGGCGGCCACCGGATGGCTGCCGGATTGTCCGTGAAACGGGAGAACATCCCCGGCCTGGCTGAGAGGCTCATCAAACACGCCCGTGAGAACATAACGCCTGAAATGACGACGCGATCAGTCGAAATCGACGCGACGGCCGACGTCAACGAATTAACCGTTGAAAATATCAAATTATTGAACGAAATCATGGAGCCGTGCGGCCAGGGGTTCCCTGCGCCGATAGTAGCGGTGGAAGGGCTCTGTACAGAAGCCGCCCTTATCGGGGACGGAAAACATCTCCGGTTAAAAGTCGGCGGCTTAACCTGTATAAGGTTCAATTGCAGCGAAGAACCGGGTAAATACCTGAATAAAAAACTCGCATTGGCGGGCAGGCCAGCGGTAAATCGGTGGAACGGCGCCGATTATCCGCAGATGCTCGTACAGAGCGTCCGACCAGCAGGGTACGTCAGCCGCGACACAGTGTCGAAGGCGTACTCGATGTTGAAAGAGGGTAAAACTGAAAAATTACCCGAATTGGGCTTAAAAGTGCTCGAAGAAATCGGGCTGAAAGAAAAGGACAGGGCAAAGCTTCTACCAGCGGAAGGCAGAAAGAGCCTGTTCATATCTCCGACGTATCAAATGTTGGGGGTCGAAAAAGTAGAGCGGCGGGCCGGGTAA